CACTTGCCAGGAAGAAGAGCGTGTCCACTGGGTGCTTTTTAGAGATGATGTCCATCAGCTTGACCTGTGAGGGCACCTCTGTCTTGACACTGATCCAGGGGATCTTCACGTCTCCATAGCGCTTCTCCACTTCTCCGATCATCGCCTTGATGCCAGCGAACACGTCAGTCTGACTGACGCGCTGCGCATCAAACGGATCGTAAATGAACAAGAAGGTGAGTAATACATTGTCGTGAGTGTCCAGAGTGTTCATCACGTACATGTCGAGGAAGTTACCGACATAGTCCTGATCCTGTGCAGTGACAGGTAGGATCACCTGCACTCGAGTCGCCTCCGTCACATACGGCATGGGGATAATCTCAACTGCACTCAGAGGACGCAGCAGGTTGACCCTTTTGGCGATGACCTGGCTGTGGCCTTTCTGTGTGTAGGCCTCCAGCGCCAGGTCCAGCATGTACTCCATACCACGGGTGGGGTCGAAGCGCCGGTAGCCATTCAGTAGACGCCGCTTGCGGAAACGTAGCTGCGGCTGGTAGCGCTCGTTGAGACGCTCCACTGCGATCTCCAGAACTGCATTGACATCGGCGCGGTCAGCGCCTCTCATCTCACATTTTGGAGAGCTGTCAACGCAGGAGTAAATGTGCTCCTCTGTAAAGTACTCCCAGTTTATGACCTCAAAACGGGTCCTGGGTTTGAAGGGAGGGTTGATTCCGATCGGCCATGTGACTCCAGATTTTCCCTCTGGTGTCAGGTCGCTCAGgttgttgatctgcatctgatGAGGACACAAAACATTTGTCAAACATAAAATTATACCCAAACAGAGTAAAGACATGACATCTGTGACAGCTCTGTGGTATCAATTAAACtatcattatattatatatagtcATGTCAAAACAGCTCTAATGAATTATCATTAGCAGGTACTGTATTTACATAATTAGGCAGAGTGGAACATTACACATCGTCTGCCAGCAACACACTCGTCTCACCCTGACATGTATAAATATTGTATCAGTGAGGAATTTCTGTCTTGCCTCAAAAGCGTGGGTGTGGTGGCAACACACTGTATACATTCACATCCCATCAGATATGAGTCATATGTGTGAATAAACTCCttacctgcagctgctggatctgCAGGTAAGTCCATTCCAGCTCGATATGACTGAAGCGTTTGTGTAGGCGATACATGAGATTAGGTTCTGACACAGGATGGACAGTGAAGGCGTTTTTAAACTGTGCGCTGTCCTCACGCTCTGGATCTGCGTTTTTCCCAAGCTCAAAGTAGCGATAGGTCATCTCCTGTCGGTCACACAGATACAAGAAGATTACTCGTgattactattactattaaaACTGCATAGTTACACTTGTGTCCATGCATGAGACTATTTACCTGGTGCACCTCCACACAACTGAGACCCAAGTAATCAATAATGCAGCGACCCAGCCACTCATCAGGTCTCACGCTGAGGATGTCGTTACGGCAGGTGTCGAGATGTGGCTGCAGGCGTGCCAGCAGACTGCGGGACAGCAGGTAGCCGTAGCCGCCGTGGCAGTAACGCGCTTTCTCCTCCCCGCCGATGAACTCCTCTGCCCTGCCCATGTACAGGTCTTGACCCGCACTCAGGTGCCCCACCAGCTCCGACAGGCGATCCGCCTGCATGTAAGTATCATCCTGGGCTAAAAGGAACCAGTCGTATTCTGAGCCGTAGTGCTGGTGAAGGTGACGCACCGTCTCGTACATCAGCCACACGGGCCGGTCATCGCCGTGGGCAACCACCGTCATGCCATGTGGCACCTTGGGGCTGCGCAGGCCTGTGAAGAAGAAGGTGCGGTGGAAGTGGTGGGCAACAGTGCGGTTCACCGCCACAGCCAGTGTGTTGAGGGTGGCCCGAGACGTCAGCACGCCAACCAGCAGTCGCTCTCTGATGCCCAGTTCAGTGTGGATGTATCGAGTCCTGAAGAAGGAGGACGAAAACACAGAAATCAGACCAAGTCTGTGTTCACATGTAATAGACATTCCAGGTGCTCCCTTCATATGGAAAAACAGAATACTCTCACAAACAGATTGTTCAGCTGTTCTGTGAATGTTCTTCCAGCCAATAATAAGCTAGTCTTTGAAATAAGGCACAgaaaagaggatgaagaggtcCACATCTGAGCTGTAGGGAGGGATTTGGTTTAGCAGGTATAATCTCTAATCCATAGGCCACCTATACCGCATGCATTTAGATTTAGTGAAGAATTACATGTAAACCTGTTAAATGCAGAATTAACTAACATAAAACCCTGAATCCAAATTGTCCCGAATAATACGTCCACTGAAAGTCTCTCTATACTGCTGACAGACTTACAGTGTGCGCAGTGACAAAGCCTTGCACACTTACCTGAGGACCTTCTTGTGTGGCTTGTTTGGATCCTTGTGGTAGGGCACTATACGTGGCTGGAAGTCTTCCTCTACACCTCCATCTCTGGAGTCTCTCTGGGCCTCCCCTCTGCCCAGGAAGAGCCTACCATTGCCCATTTCATCCCTACAGGAGTCATCCGTGTCCCCCTGTGTCCAGGACACCATCAAAAGGCTCAGACTGCATCCCAGAGACAGCCCGAGGATGAGGGGCAGAGCAGGCCTGAACAGGGCCAAAACCGAGGAGAGGCGCATGTCTGACAGTAACGAGCTGCTCTTGGTGAGGCTGGTGTGGAAAACCTGACTACCCACAGGACCCGGAGCTCAACGTGACAACACCGAGttaaaatgttgtgttgttCCCATAAAttctgtttcctctgtcctATTTAGCGACGTAAGAAAGATTCTCATCACATTTAAATGATGATTATTACAACATTATGCAAAGAATGCAGTTGCACCTCTAAAAGGAAATTGGAACTACTTGGCtggtttaaaataataaataaaggcaAATGGGTTCATAGTGCCCGCGGTGTAGCAGCCTCAGCTGGTCTTGTCATTGTCATGTAAACTGATTAAGGTTTTCTCAGTCTTGGGACCTTTTGAGCTAACGTTATTTAATTAGCCTAACTAATTTTGGCTAGCATTAACGCTAACAGCTACTTCCAAAGTCAGCGAACTAATAAAGCTAAAGTTGACGGATGATTTTAGGTTAATATTAATGGTCATGAATGGAAAAGAAACAGGAGCGACAGGGCTCTAAAGTTTTCTTCTGATCGCAGCTTTTACAATAATAATCTCTACATTAGCGTTATCTGTCGGAACTAACATCAAAGAGCAAGCTAGCAGCAAGCTAGCAACGCGTCCGCCGTTTCAACGCATACATGACGATCCGTCTCCGGGAGGACTCGAAGGAACAGGTCCCGGTTTTCATCGTGGATGCAGGTATAAATCCACCGAGTGCCAGCTCGTTCACATGTCGTCCATTTTCAGTTTCTTGACTTCCTTAAAATtgactgccacacacacacagtccgtCCTCTCTCGTTTCATCactgaactgctgctgcagcatcacctCAGACACCAACAGACCGGCGCTCCGCGGCGAACCAGGAAATAAGATGTTATAATCATGTGTGGCTAATTTAAAGCCGTGTCAACAAAGATATCTTAGATAATGATATGAAAAGGGTGCATTAACCCTTACCGGTGTAGTTAACTCTCAGTAATATGACCACGTATCCAGCACACCACTgccttttaatgtatttattctaACTAAGCCTCTGCCGAGCAAATAGTTACAGGATTTTTGTGAATTTACGAATTAAATTTGCCACCGGTTTAGACGTGAAGAGATATTTGACTGCAGTCCCACGAGAAGAGGAGGGCCCTTTGATTCTCGCCGCCCTTTTTGACCATATATGGTCCGTCTGGCGGTTTGACGAGCGGCCACATCCACCCGGCGAAAAGTGGACACGAGACGTCGGTGTGCTCCGGAGACCAGCGCTTTGTTATACCGGTAAGAGCGGCATTAACGGTGTCTGACAGCTTGGGCATTTCTGTATGACAAACCCGGGCTTCGGTTCGAATAAACACCGGCGTAAAACCACCCGGCAGACGCCTTCAGTCTTTACTGAAGCTAGTTAGGCCTTGCGTCAAGTTAGCTTTAGCTACTCAGGCCCGTCAGTCGGAGCTATTAGCTTAGCGAGGAGGCTAACGCGCTAACCGCTAATTTATCCGAATTGTAACGCTTTACTTTTTTACTGGGGCATTCTGGGTTAATCAGCTGACTGAGCTGTTTTGATACTGTCGGCAGTTTAATTAAGGGTGACGTGACAACTCCTTAAATGTTAGCGGCATCAATGTTAGCTGCTAACAGCTGAGCTATAAAGCTGTGCGGAGCCCAACGTGCATGCAGGTGGCACTGGAACGAAACAAAATGCGGTCATGGTTAGCTCCATTATCACCGGACCTCACCATATTAGGCCTTTAGTGTGTGGCGTTTTGGAAATTGAACTATAAATTGAAGTTACATCATTTGCCTACACTATTAAAGTGGTAAAACCGAGCGTGCCGTTGGTTTCCTTTACGTAAGCGATTAGTCATTTGTACCTGATTCATGCTGCTGATGACAATTGCCTGGTACACTGAAAGTGATCGGACCAATTGTCAAACAACTGAGAAGCGGGCTCTTTCTAATGCTTTTCCTGACAAGATGTAA
This portion of the Parambassis ranga chromosome 20, fParRan2.1, whole genome shotgun sequence genome encodes:
- the chpf2 gene encoding chondroitin sulfate glucuronyltransferase; protein product: MRLSSVLALFRPALPLILGLSLGCSLSLLMVSWTQGDTDDSCRDEMGNGRLFLGRGEAQRDSRDGGVEEDFQPRIVPYHKDPNKPHKKVLRTRYIHTELGIRERLLVGVLTSRATLNTLAVAVNRTVAHHFHRTFFFTGLRSPKVPHGMTVVAHGDDRPVWLMYETVRHLHQHYGSEYDWFLLAQDDTYMQADRLSELVGHLSAGQDLYMGRAEEFIGGEEKARYCHGGYGYLLSRSLLARLQPHLDTCRNDILSVRPDEWLGRCIIDYLGLSCVEVHQEMTYRYFELGKNADPEREDSAQFKNAFTVHPVSEPNLMYRLHKRFSHIELEWTYLQIQQLQMQINNLSDLTPEGKSGVTWPIGINPPFKPRTRFEVINWEYFTEEHIYSCVDSSPKCEMRGADRADVNAVLEIAVERLNERYQPQLRFRKRRLLNGYRRFDPTRGMEYMLDLALEAYTQKGHSQVIAKRVNLLRPLSAVEIIPMPYVTEATRVQVILPVTAQDQDYVGNFLDMYVMNTLDTHDNVLLTFLFIYDPFDAQRVSQTDVFAGIKAMIGEVEKRYGDVKIPWISVKTEVPSQVKLMDIISKKHPVDTLFFLASVWTEVNADFLNRCRMNAISNWQVFFPIHFQEYNPAVVYRDQQPSAASSSFASESLRDGHFDRHVFDEACFYNADYMTARTKMAADILDNEELLESMDVYDIFVRYSGLHVFRAVEPALIQKYVRRACNPRFSEDIYHRCVLSNLEGLGSRSHLAMALFEQEQANST